One part of the Hydrogenobacter sp. T-2 genome encodes these proteins:
- a CDS encoding aminotransferase class III-fold pyridoxal phosphate-dependent enzyme — translation MRTGLVVQARNGSTRFPKKMMADLVGKKAIEWVFTRLSKLKVDVKVLATSILEEDKELINIAKRFVWYALAGHPTDVLSRYAKAVEDFSLDLVVRITGDCPLIDPELVQKALSKALEENVDYLVLTGIIDGFDVEVIKGEWILRAYQRAKLPSEREHVSPYIRKSKKAKKLFYRIHEEDLSHIHLSLDYPEDLVIIERIIKALGKEDFTYEEVVKLIKEKPEILKREKEIPVNEGYLKSLRQDRDFIRSLRAKPLKLENSLRHFEKTKTLIPNCSQTFSKSYLQFSVGAVPLFVKEGKGCYLTDLDENTYIDYTMGLGACILGYAFEPVIERVEKELRRGTVFTLPSYLETELAELLRETIPCCEMARFGKNGSDVTSAGVRLARAYTGRKYIACCGYHGWQDWYIGTTTRDRGIPEEVKSLTLTFEYNNIQSLERLFEEYKNQIACVIMEPMGVEEPKEDFLQKVRELTQKRGALLIFDEVVSGFRFSLGGAQEYFGVVPDLACFGKAMGNGIPISAIVGRSEIMELFEEVFFSFTFGGETASIASAIATIQYLRDKKVIPYLWEQGKKLKQGIQKLIEDKEMEDIAFVKGYDVRFLLDFVGDNSLKLKTLFQQECAKRGILFTGSHNMALPHDDKIIEKTLEVYDEVLDIVKFAMEYDMVDELIEGQILQPVFRKM, via the coding sequence GGCTCTACAAGATTCCCTAAAAAGATGATGGCAGACCTTGTTGGTAAAAAGGCAATAGAGTGGGTTTTTACAAGACTAAGCAAGCTAAAAGTAGATGTTAAAGTTTTGGCTACTTCTATACTTGAAGAAGACAAAGAGCTTATAAATATAGCAAAAAGGTTTGTTTGGTATGCTTTAGCAGGGCATCCAACTGATGTCCTCAGTAGATATGCAAAGGCGGTAGAAGATTTTTCCCTTGACTTAGTAGTGAGAATAACTGGAGATTGTCCTCTAATAGACCCTGAACTTGTCCAAAAGGCTCTTAGTAAAGCACTTGAAGAAAATGTAGACTATCTCGTGCTTACTGGCATAATAGACGGTTTTGATGTGGAAGTTATAAAGGGAGAATGGATACTAAGGGCTTATCAAAGGGCTAAACTTCCGTCAGAAAGAGAGCATGTAAGCCCATACATAAGAAAGTCAAAGAAAGCTAAAAAGCTCTTTTACAGAATACATGAAGAAGACCTCTCGCACATACATCTTAGCCTTGACTATCCAGAGGATTTGGTGATTATAGAAAGAATAATAAAAGCTCTTGGAAAGGAAGACTTTACCTACGAAGAGGTGGTAAAACTTATAAAGGAAAAGCCAGAAATCTTGAAAAGGGAGAAAGAAATTCCTGTAAACGAGGGATATCTCAAGTCCCTAAGGCAAGATAGGGATTTTATAAGGTCTCTAAGGGCAAAGCCTTTAAAACTTGAAAACAGCCTAAGGCATTTTGAGAAAACCAAAACCCTAATACCTAACTGTTCACAAACCTTTAGCAAATCGTACCTACAGTTTTCTGTGGGGGCGGTTCCACTTTTTGTGAAAGAAGGAAAAGGTTGTTATCTTACAGACCTTGACGAGAATACCTATATAGACTACACTATGGGGCTTGGTGCTTGTATATTAGGCTATGCCTTTGAGCCTGTTATTGAAAGAGTGGAAAAGGAGCTAAGAAGGGGAACAGTTTTTACCTTGCCGAGCTATCTTGAGACAGAGCTTGCGGAGCTTTTGAGAGAGACCATACCATGCTGTGAGATGGCGCGTTTTGGGAAGAATGGTTCTGACGTGACCTCTGCGGGCGTTAGGCTTGCAAGGGCATACACGGGCAGGAAATACATAGCTTGTTGTGGATATCACGGCTGGCAAGATTGGTATATAGGGACAACCACGAGGGATAGGGGAATTCCAGAAGAGGTAAAAAGCCTTACCCTTACCTTTGAGTATAACAATATACAAAGTCTTGAAAGGCTTTTTGAGGAATACAAAAACCAGATAGCCTGCGTAATAATGGAGCCTATGGGCGTAGAAGAGCCAAAGGAAGACTTTTTACAAAAGGTCAGAGAGCTTACACAGAAACGTGGTGCTTTATTGATATTTGATGAGGTGGTTAGTGGCTTTCGCTTTTCCTTGGGAGGTGCACAAGAATATTTTGGAGTAGTTCCAGACCTTGCCTGCTTTGGCAAAGCCATGGGCAATGGCATACCTATATCCGCCATAGTTGGAAGGTCGGAGATTATGGAGCTTTTTGAGGAGGTCTTTTTCTCTTTTACCTTTGGGGGAGAAACCGCAAGCATAGCATCCGCCATCGCAACCATACAATATCTAAGAGACAAAAAGGTAATACCCTACCTTTGGGAGCAAGGAAAAAAGCTAAAACAAGGCATTCAAAAGCTAATAGAAGATAAAGAAATGGAGGATATAGCCTTTGTAAAGGGCTATGATGTTAGGTTTTTACTGGATTTTGTAGGAGACAACAGTCTAAAGTTAAAAACTCTTTTCCAACAAGAATGTGCAAAAAGAGGAATTCTTTTCACAGGTTCTCATAACATGGCTCTACCTCATGATGATAAGATAATTGAAAAAACTCTTGAAGTATACGACGAGGTGCTTGATATTGTAAAGTTTGCAATGGAATACGATATGGTAGATGAATTGATAGAGGGACAAATACTACAGCCTGTGTTTAGAAAGATGTGA